Genomic segment of uncultured Tolumonas sp.:
ACATGCCTGCCGGGCCTTTCAAAGCCAATCATCCGTTGACTACACCACCGCCAAAAGAGCGCACGTTGCAGGATATTGAAACCCTGATCAATCACTTCCTGCAAGTTTCCTGGGGACCGATTATGCCGGCGCAGGAATCCTTCCAGATGATTGAAGCCACTAAGGGTGCCAACAGTTATTACCTGACCAGTGATGGCAGCACCATGAGCTACCGCACGCGGATCCGCACACCAAGTTTCCCACATTTACAGCAGATCCCTTCAGTGATCCGCGGACAACTGGTGTCAGATCTAATTGTGTATCTGGGTAGTATCGATTTCGTTATGTCAGATGTGGATCGCTAATTATGAGTCATCAATGCCAATGTCAAAATGAGCCGTTTGCGCTATCAGCGTCAGAACTAGCGGCGATCCAGCACGAGATGCATCACTATGAAGATCCGCGTGCTGCCACTATCGAAGCACTGAAACTGGTGCAAAAGGAACGTGGTTGGGTGCCTGATGGTGCGATCTATGCGATTGCCGATGTATTGGGTATTCCGGCATCCGATGTGGAAGGTGTCGCTACTTTTTACAGCCAAATCTTCCGTCGTCCGGTTGGGCGGCATGTCATTCGTTATTGCGACAGCGTGGTTTGCTTTATCAATGGTTATCAGACCATTCAACAGGCGCTGGAAGAAAAACTCAGTATCAAGCCTGGTCAAACCACAGCTGATGAGCGTTTTACCTTGCTACCTGTCTGTTGCCTTGGCAACTGCGACAAAGGGCCCAGCATGATGATTGATGATGATACTCACAGTCATCTGAGCGTGGATAAACTGGACGAACTGCTGGAGCAATATCCATGATCCGAACTGCTGAAACTCATCCCCTCACCTGGCGGTTGCGTGTCGATCAGCAGCCGGTCTGGTTTGATGAATATCGCGCCAAACAAGGTTATGTCGGTGCGGAAAAAGCGCTGGCTATGGCCCCGACTGCAGTAACTGACCAAGTTAAAGCCGCCGGTTTACGTGGTCGTGGTGGCGCAGGCTTTCCGACTGGTGTGAAGTGGAGCCTGGTGCCCATGGATCCACAATTCGACAAGAAATACATTCTTTGTAATGCCGACGAAATGGAGCCTGGTACTTACAAAGATCGTCTGTTGATGGAACAACTGCCCCATCAACTGATCGAAGGCATGCTGATTGGTGCGTATGCGCTGAAAGCCTATCGTGGTTACATCTTCCTGCGCGGCGAATATATCGAAGCCGCACAACGTCTGCGTCAGGCCATTGAAGAAGCCACCAAAGCGGGTTTCTTGGGTAAAAACATTCTTGGCACTGGCTTTAATTTTGAGTTGTTTGTGCACACCGGTGCTGGTCGTTATATCTGCGGTGAAGAAACTGCATTGATCAACTCGCTGGAAGGCCGTCGCGCCAACCCGCGAGCCAAACCCCCATTCCCTGCTCTGGCGGGCGCTTGGGGTAAACCGACTTGCGTAAATAACGTGGAAACGCTGAACAACATTCCGTCCATCATGCAAAACGGAGTGGATTGGTATCGCGGCATTTCTGCCGGTAAAAGTAATGACACCGGCACCAAACTGATGGGATTCTCCGGTCGGGTAAAAAATCCGGGCTTATGGGAACTACCGTTTGGTACAACCGCCCGTGAAGTTCTGGAAGATTACGCCGGCGGGATGCGGGATGGTTTGACCTTAAAGGCTTGGCAACCTGGTGGCGCCGGTACCGATTTTCTGACCGAACAACATCTTGATCTGCCGATGGATTTTGACTCAATTGGTAAAGCAGGCAGCCGTCTGGGCACTGCGCTGGCCATGGCCGTTGATAACGAAATCAACATGGTGTCACTGACGCTGAATCTGGAAAAATTCTTTGCCCGTGAATCTTGCGGATGGTGCACGCCATGCCGTGAAGGATTGCCATGGAGTGTGAAAATTCTGCAGGCACTGGA
This window contains:
- the nuoE gene encoding NADH-quinone oxidoreductase subunit NuoE is translated as MSHQCQCQNEPFALSASELAAIQHEMHHYEDPRAATIEALKLVQKERGWVPDGAIYAIADVLGIPASDVEGVATFYSQIFRRPVGRHVIRYCDSVVCFINGYQTIQQALEEKLSIKPGQTTADERFTLLPVCCLGNCDKGPSMMIDDDTHSHLSVDKLDELLEQYP
- the nuoF gene encoding NADH-quinone oxidoreductase subunit NuoF, coding for MIRTAETHPLTWRLRVDQQPVWFDEYRAKQGYVGAEKALAMAPTAVTDQVKAAGLRGRGGAGFPTGVKWSLVPMDPQFDKKYILCNADEMEPGTYKDRLLMEQLPHQLIEGMLIGAYALKAYRGYIFLRGEYIEAAQRLRQAIEEATKAGFLGKNILGTGFNFELFVHTGAGRYICGEETALINSLEGRRANPRAKPPFPALAGAWGKPTCVNNVETLNNIPSIMQNGVDWYRGISAGKSNDTGTKLMGFSGRVKNPGLWELPFGTTAREVLEDYAGGMRDGLTLKAWQPGGAGTDFLTEQHLDLPMDFDSIGKAGSRLGTALAMAVDNEINMVSLTLNLEKFFARESCGWCTPCREGLPWSVKILQALEKGEGQRGDIETLEQLCRQLGPGKTFCAHAPGAVEPLQSAIKYFRSEFEAGITTEPMLATPIPTGIQPNLLNQRW